One segment of Massilia sp. Se16.2.3 DNA contains the following:
- a CDS encoding sensor histidine kinase, giving the protein MVLGFTKQDQVRIATAVSEVARAACHGGAAARVTFALLDEHARQQLEVTVSASCVPPPYSEAAALADAAVVTAHRLMDACSGGGADEPAIRMRKTLPPQQAVGAARLAQIAAELAATPVANSFREVQQQNRELVETLAELRERQEDLLSLTRELEDTNRGIVALYAEIEDKAERLRRADEMKSRFLSNTSHELRTPLSSIRALSKLLLDRMDGELTPEQERQVLFIERTATEMSEMVNDLLDLAKIEAGRVEAQPAPVVVDNLFRALRGMMRPLVDAERVELVFDNGGIDTPFDSDEGMLSQILRNFISNALKFTERGSVRVVASADEAPGTITFAVTDTGIGIDAEHLQLIFEEFTQVENPLQRRSKGTGLGLPLCRRLAELLGGRVDVTSRPGVGSTFTLTLPRRFPHPPHLDS; this is encoded by the coding sequence ATGGTGCTCGGTTTCACCAAGCAGGACCAGGTGCGCATCGCCACCGCGGTGTCGGAAGTGGCGCGCGCGGCTTGCCACGGCGGGGCGGCGGCACGGGTCACGTTTGCCCTGCTGGACGAGCACGCGCGCCAGCAGCTCGAGGTGACGGTGTCGGCTTCGTGCGTCCCGCCGCCCTATAGCGAAGCGGCCGCGCTCGCCGATGCCGCGGTGGTGACGGCGCACCGCCTGATGGACGCCTGTTCCGGTGGCGGCGCGGACGAGCCGGCGATACGGATGCGCAAGACGCTGCCGCCCCAGCAAGCTGTGGGCGCGGCGCGGCTGGCGCAAATCGCCGCCGAGCTGGCGGCGACGCCGGTTGCCAACTCGTTCCGGGAAGTGCAGCAGCAGAACCGCGAGCTGGTCGAGACCCTGGCCGAACTGCGCGAGCGCCAGGAAGACCTGCTTTCGCTCACGCGCGAACTCGAAGACACCAACCGCGGCATCGTCGCGCTGTATGCCGAGATCGAGGACAAGGCCGAGCGCCTGCGCCGCGCCGACGAGATGAAGTCGCGCTTCCTGTCCAATACCAGCCACGAGCTGCGCACGCCGCTGTCGTCGATCCGGGCACTGTCCAAGCTCCTGCTCGACCGCATGGACGGCGAGCTCACGCCCGAGCAGGAACGCCAGGTGCTGTTCATCGAACGCACCGCCACCGAGATGTCGGAGATGGTCAACGACCTGCTCGACCTGGCCAAGATCGAAGCGGGCCGGGTGGAAGCCCAGCCGGCGCCGGTGGTGGTCGACAACCTGTTCCGCGCCCTGCGCGGGATGATGCGCCCGCTGGTCGATGCCGAACGCGTCGAGCTGGTGTTCGACAACGGCGGCATCGACACGCCGTTCGACTCCGACGAAGGCATGCTGTCCCAGATCCTGCGCAACTTCATCTCGAACGCGCTGAAGTTCACCGAGCGCGGCTCGGTGCGCGTGGTTGCCAGCGCCGACGAGGCGCCCGGTACGATCACCTTTGCCGTGACCGACACCGGCATCGGCATCGATGCCGAACACCTGCAGCTGATCTTCGAGGAATTCACTCAGGTGGAAAATCCCCTGCAGCGGCGCAGCAAGGGCACGGGCCTGGGCCTGCCGCTGTGCCGGCGTTTGGCCGAACTGCTGGGCGGGCGCGTCGACGTCACCAGC
- a CDS encoding ATP-binding SpoIIE family protein phosphatase — METLITSRDTQLSFPVVHASDIAAARRAGQRLATNLGFSETRAGALALIVTEAGTNLLKHAGEGTLYLNVAQSEGVPGVDVLAVDNGPGIADLDACLRDGMSTAGTAGTGLGALGRLSDEFDVWSVPGNGALFFMRLWRDEAGPGLCRVDVGALTVPLVGEDECGDGWGVSCGPTGATLLAADGLGHGPDAAAASRAALAELAHRPQSEPGALVEAAHHALRVTRGAALAAARIDFEHDTIRFAGVGNIGAYVIDGDSRRALVSHNGIVGHNMRKVQEFSVPCPPGALCILHSDGIQTQWDLDKYPGLLARSPALVAAVLMRDFIRRRDDAMVLVVRRRARRA, encoded by the coding sequence ATGGAAACGCTGATTACTTCGCGCGACACCCAGCTGAGCTTCCCTGTGGTGCACGCCAGCGACATTGCGGCGGCGCGCCGCGCCGGCCAGAGGCTGGCCACGAACCTCGGTTTCAGCGAGACCCGGGCCGGCGCGCTGGCGCTGATCGTCACCGAAGCCGGCACCAACCTGCTCAAGCATGCGGGCGAGGGCACGCTCTACCTGAACGTGGCGCAGTCCGAAGGCGTGCCCGGTGTCGACGTGCTCGCTGTCGATAACGGCCCCGGCATCGCCGACCTCGATGCCTGCCTGCGCGACGGCATGTCGACGGCGGGCACGGCAGGCACCGGCCTGGGCGCGCTCGGACGCCTGTCCGACGAGTTCGACGTCTGGTCCGTGCCCGGCAACGGGGCCCTGTTCTTCATGCGCCTGTGGCGCGACGAGGCCGGTCCCGGGCTGTGCCGGGTCGATGTCGGCGCCCTGACCGTGCCGCTGGTCGGCGAAGACGAGTGCGGCGATGGCTGGGGCGTATCCTGCGGCCCGACCGGCGCCACCCTGCTCGCCGCCGATGGCCTCGGCCATGGGCCGGACGCGGCCGCGGCTTCCCGGGCCGCGCTGGCGGAACTGGCGCACCGTCCGCAATCGGAACCGGGGGCCCTGGTCGAGGCCGCGCACCATGCGTTGCGTGTCACGCGCGGCGCCGCGCTGGCGGCCGCCCGCATCGATTTCGAACATGACACCATCCGCTTTGCCGGCGTGGGCAATATCGGCGCCTATGTGATCGACGGCGACAGCCGCCGTGCGCTGGTCTCGCACAACGGCATCGTCGGCCACAACATGCGCAAGGTGCAGGAGTTTTCGGTGCCATGCCCGCCGGGCGCCCTGTGCATCCTGCACTCGGATGGCATCCAGACCCAGTGGGACCTGGACAAATACCCGGGCCTGCTCGCGCGCAGTCCGGCGCTGGTGGCCGCGGTGCTGATGCGCGACTTCATCCGCCGCCGCGACGATGCCATGGTGCTCGTCGTGCGCCGCCGCGCGAGGCGCGCATGA
- a CDS encoding anti-sigma regulatory factor: MSSATDSAVAFDTHLLDHHARYRVERASLPLRGDEDVVGLRRHVRERAVAIGLSLVDQTKLITAASELARNVIKYGGGGAVHLDKLVDGLRSGVGLVFVDAGPGIPDLDLALRDGYTTGGGLGLGLGGSKRLVDEFAIDTRTGEGTAIAVVKWKR; the protein is encoded by the coding sequence ATGAGTTCAGCGACTGATTCCGCAGTTGCGTTCGACACCCACTTGCTCGACCATCATGCGCGCTACCGCGTCGAGCGTGCGAGCCTGCCGCTGCGTGGCGACGAGGACGTCGTCGGGCTGCGCAGGCACGTGCGCGAACGCGCCGTCGCCATCGGCCTGTCGCTGGTCGACCAGACCAAGCTGATCACCGCGGCAAGCGAACTGGCCCGTAACGTCATCAAGTATGGCGGCGGCGGGGCCGTCCACCTCGACAAGCTCGTCGACGGCCTGCGTAGCGGTGTCGGCCTCGTGTTCGTCGATGCCGGCCCCGGCATCCCCGACCTCGACCTGGCGCTGCGCGACGGCTACACCACCGGCGGCGGCCTGGGCCTGGGACTGGGCGGCTCGAAGCGCCTGGTCGACGAATTCGCCATCGACACCCGCACGGGAGAGGGAACCGCGATCGCGGTCGTGAAATGGAAACGCTGA